The genomic interval GCTTGCAACGCTGGCATCCCGCTGGATGCCCTTAGCTTTGAACCCAGATCTTCCAGAGGAACAACTTACACCGTGACTTGGAGCGTCTTTTCGGCGGCAAGGGGCTTTTCTTACTAGTTTGCGTGGGTATTTCCATGCCGTACTGCTGTGGTGTCACTCTTAGGTTCCGGTGGCGTGTCGTGGACTACTTCCCAATATATGCTTAGGCTTATCGCTCATGTGCGGGGAAGATAAGCAAGCGCGCGGAATCCGCCGTGATAAGCGCCGCCGCACCAATCATGTAATTCATGTCGAACTAGAGTTCATTTACTAGGAATACTAGAAGTACTATTCTTACTGGGTCTCAGCTTCCATCGAATATCGAGATCAAAACATCACGCCATTATTGTCGCGGAGATTATTCTCTTCCACAAATCCCTTCACCATTAAGCTATTCTGCACTATCGCAAATTACTGATTATTCCAACATCAGGTGAGCATATGCATCTGGGGTTGTGCAAATTTCGTGGCGGAGCGAGTAGTAATGTCAGTAGAGCAATGGTGGTATTTATACTGCTCAAGTATTTACGATTACCGCAACTGCAGACCCATCGAGTCCCAGGTAAGCAAGGATGATTTGCTTTGATAGAACCTCCCATTAAGACATAGTAACTATTCATATTGCCTAGTTCTGCAGGCAACGAGGCACATCCGCACTTTGCCTAATTGGGAGAAAAAGCACGCACAAATGCGATTGGCCCTCCGACTCAGTGTGGGGCACCTCCTAGTATGGAGCACTTCTTCCATATGCTTGATAGCCATTCGTTCAGTACTTGTTGTAGTATAAGTAGAGACTAACGGAAACTGGATTCTATAATGCATTAGAAGTGCAAAGCAAGTTTCAAGTTTGACTAGACCATGGCATTTCGTGTTAGACGCAAGACAGATGTCTTCAAGATACCCAACTTTGGCGGGATACCccatgttttctttggtaAGCTAGCCCACATGGAACTATTGAAGTTCAATGACCTGATTACAGTGGTCAAAGCGGACTATCTGGGgactgaagatgagaaggcGATCGGTCCCATTAGCGGATCCTGGTTTAGGATCGAGAAAGGACCGGAAGCAACCCCTCCGAGGTATGACTATGATGAAATTGGAGTAGTGATAGAGGGTAGGTATGTCTGGCAAAGAGACTTGGCAAGATTATTCACAGGTGTCCAGGAGAAATCACATTGAAAGATGAAACCGGCCAAACGGAAACAGTTCGAGGTGGCGATACGTTCATGATCCCGCGAGGCAGCACCATCAATTTTTCCTCGGACACTTATGGGGTTGCATGGAAATGCGGGGGGAGGCCAATGAGCAGACTTTGATAGCCCGAGCTACAAATCCTCGAATATCTTGAGCTGCCAGGAGGTGTCTGTCCAAGGTCATTTGTTTGGTCAACTTCCCGATTTGATGAATTAATACGAGGCTTAAACGCGATTGGTCCGTACCCATAGCCCGATACCATACGCACTAAATTTCCTATTATACCTATCACTACGTACCTAGAAAGTTGTACTAGTCCTGTAGCATCTGAATGGAAATCAAAACAAGCTAGATTTAGGTCAACTGGGAACCCGTGAAATATAAATGGGTAATCTGGCCCAAGAATGACCGATAATTGGTACATCCCCCACGTTCTTTCCTAGTTCATTTCAATTTAAATTTTTCTCAAAATGGCACCACCTTCAAACGAAGGCTTTTTATGGACTCCACATGGAAGTACGAGTGGCCTCGAAACTGACGCTGTGCAGGAAAGCTCACCAGTTATCCATGACAGCTATGACGTGGTGGTTATAGGGGCTGGGTTCACTGGTCTTATCGCCGCACGAGAATTGAGTCAGAGACATGATCTGAAGGTGTTACTATTAGAGGCAAGAGATCGGATCGGTGGTCGTACATGGACGGCAAGAGCTCTAGGGGAAGAGCTAGAGATGGGAGGAACTTGGGTGCATTGGGCTCAACCTCACCTTTATAGCGAACTTCGCCGGTACGGACTACATATCAATTTAAAGACTTCCGCAGGCACTGCTGCACCTACCAAGCAGATGTTCAAACAGGGAAAGGCAACCCCATGTGAGATATCGATCGAGGAGACTGGTGATATTTTGGAGCGCATTGCCCAATCTTTCTTCACGATCGACGGAAGCAGCAGTCGTGAGCTCATGCCATACCCTCACGATCCCTTCAAGCGACCAGCTTTGTGGATGAAATATGATCATTTGTCAGTGCAAGACCGACTGGACAATCTTCGTGGGTTTTCAAGTTGGGAGAAAGATTTGTTCGAATCAAACACGAGCACCTTCGGTAGTGCTCCTGGAAAGGATATCGCATTTACCGAAGCACTTCGGTGGTACGCCTTAGGTGGACACAACATGAAGGGGGTGTTCGAACTCGCTGGAGTCTACAAAATTGGGAATGGGGGCATGACTTCGTTTGCGCGAGCAGTCCTGGGTGACTACACGGGGCATATGCTTTTGGGGGCCACTGTGAAGGAAGTCGCGCAGACCAAGTTAGGAGCCAGGATTACCACAAGGCTTGGGCAAGAGATCAATGCAAAATATGTAGTTTCTACTATTCCTTTGTACGACCACTCTTCCTGAGCCTCTCTCAATTCGAAGTTCTCAAAGCTAATCCTCAGCAGGAACTGTTTAGCGGATGTGAAATTCTACCCCCCAATATCTTCCAGTCGACAGTCTGCGATGACGAAAGGACATATCAATAAGGGCGCAAAGATCCACTTCAAGCTCAAGGCAGCGGAGCCGGGCTGGTTTGCAACCGCAAATTCGAGCGACTCGGCCTATGTTTTTGCCTTCTCCGACCACAACGGCACTCGGGAATCAGAACCATCCGGCACTTGGTGCATTGGATTTGGATACAATGGAAGATTGGATGATAAGAACAACCACCGTCATATTATCGATCGCTTCCGAAAGGATATTTATCCAACCGGTGACGTTGAAGCTTACGTGACTCACGACTGGGTGAATGATCCGTACGCGAAAGGAGCTTGGGCTTGTTGGGGGCCTGGATGTGCGACAGCCTATCTCCAAGAACTCCAGAAGCCCCATGGGAGGGTCATTTTTGCCAGTGCCGATTGGGCTGACGGGTGGAGGGGGTTCGTTGATGGGGCCATCGAACAGGGTCACCAAGCATCTCAATGTGTCGTGGCATCTCTCAAGTCAGAGACTGAAACGTTGCGATCGAGGCTTTGATTCAACTTGATAGTGAGACTATAACCAAATTCATGTTGATTTGACCGGTACTGCCCTTCTGCAAGTACAGCCACAACTACTTCGTACCCACCTTGGGATTAGTGTGGGGCCTCGAGCGTATTAGTAATACGCCCGTCGCTACTCCAGAATAATCAATACAATATGCAGAAACCGCTCAGTGTTAACATTTAGTGTAGGAGATCATAGATTGTTGTCTTGGTATTGATAAGATTCCTTTAATAGCAAAATAAATCACGTTTTTCCGTCCAAGCCCTATGTTTGCACTGTTTGAGGCCCACAGGAGGGCcatgaagaagccgaagcgTATTGCGGGAGCGTATTCGCGAGGAGCGTATTCGTACAGTACTTTGAGGCGGAGTAAAACAGATCAAGGAAATTCCTTTGAACCTGCTCCGGAGTCTTTACTAAACTCTTTATAACCTTAATCATCTTTAATTTCTGTTGACGCTGCCTAATCAGGCCTAGCGCTGTTGTTTTTCCTACAGTCATGTTGATAGATTCAAGCAGCATAATCAATATAATCAAGGAATTGAACCTACGTGACCATTTGACAATTTCTAATACGCCCTTTGAGAAACTCAGCGTATCTCACAGCCCCAAATCTAAATCATATACCAATCCATAAGTTAAGTTTAGTTTAGTTATGTATATAAAGATTGAATCCTTCCCTAAATCCGAAGTCCTCATCAAACGAGCATTTATTGTCTAGATAGTTCACTACATACATTTGGCATAGTCTCTgagctttctctctctctctttctttcgttgttctttttttttttttttttttttttttttttttttttttttttttttttgccgTTAACTAGAGATCATGAAGACCTCTACACTTACTCTACTAGCTTTTGCAACCTCTGGTCTTGCATTCCCAGACCCTGGAGGTCATGAATTTCGTGCCCCAGGACCTTTTGATAGTATGTAATTCTTCCACACTGACGATCTATAACTAACTTCCGCAGGTCGTTCGCCATGCCCTGGCCTCAATGCTCTAGCAAACCACGGCTATCTCCCGCGCGACGGCAAGAACCTGGATTACGAAATGATCAACAAAGCTGCACAAGCAGCATACAACTTCGAATCGGGCTTTTATATAGACGCCGTTAATATGGTTTTCGAGTTTAACATCTCCACCACTAATCGACCTAATGAAACTTTCCATCTTCGCGACCTCGCTCGACACGATACAATCGAAGCGGACGGCTCGCTGACTCGCAACGATATTTATTTCGGAGACGACCTGCACTTCG from Aspergillus flavus chromosome 7, complete sequence carries:
- a CDS encoding Chloroperoxidase, with translation MKTSTLTLLAFATSGLAFPDPGGHEFRAPGPFDSRSPCPGLNALANHGYLPRDGKNLDYEMINKAAQAAYNFESGFYIDAVNMVFEFNISTTNRPNETFHLRDLARHDTIEADGSLTRNDIYFGDDLHFDATVWDPVAKDLGLDHYRDVDRFVTVDTAAKATQNRYGLAMSANPQFNASELWKQFQYGTTALYLLTLWDNDHNAVPKPWVKALMGEDRIPYKEGYTRGNVTKTGQHIQAMNKAVRDAVGLKS
- a CDS encoding putative flavin-containing amine oxidase; this encodes MGGTWVHWAQPHLYSELRRYGLHINLKTSAGTAAPTKQMFKQGKATPCEISIEETGDILERIAQSFFTIDGSSSRELMPYPHDPFKRPALWMKYDHLSVQDRLDNLRGFSSWEKDLFESNTSTFGSAPGKDIAFTEALRWYALGGHNMKGVFELAGVYKIGNGGMTSFARAVLGDYTGHMLLGATVKEVAQTKLGARITTRLGQEINAKYVVSTIPLNCLADVKFYPPISSSRQSAMTKGHINKGAKIHFKLKAAEPGWFATANSSDSAYVFAFSDHNGTRESEPSGTWCIGFGYNGRLDDKNNHRHIIDRFRKDIYPTGDVEAYVTHDWVNDPYAKGAWACWGPGCATAYLQELQKPHGRVIFASADWADGWRGFVDGAIEQGHQASQCVVASLKSETETLRSRL